The Acidithiobacillus sp. genome contains the following window.
GACCAGCACCCAGTCTTGCATACGCATCAGATCACCCCCTGCATGGCGTAGAAGCAAAAGGCCATCAGCGGCCCCGGCAGAATGCCGAGCACCAACAGCGCCAGACTATTCATGCTTAATGCAGTACTGGCCAAGTCATCACGCACAATAACCCCCGTCTCGGCATCTGCGTGGTCAAAGTACATCACTTTGACCACGCGCAGATAATAAAATGCGCCGATCACCGCGAGCAGTACGCCGATCACCGCGAGCCAGACATACCCTGCGGCAATCACCGCCTGAAACACCGCCAGCTTGGCATAAAAGCCCACAGTCGGCGGTACCCCGGCCATGGAAAACATGATGATCAACATCAGGAAGGCATACCAGGGCTTGCGCTGCGCTAGGCCCTTGAAGTCATCAATACGTTCCGCTTCAAAACCCGCCCGGCTGAGCAGCATAATCATGCCAAAACCGGCCAGGGACATCAGCACATAGACCACGGTATAGAAAAATGCACTCGCCAATCCAACCTCAGTGCCCGCCACAATGCCCAGCGACAGGAATCCGACGTGACCGACGGTGGAATATGCCAGCATCCGCTTAATGTTCTGCTGGGCAATAGCGATCACATTACCGACCACCAGAGACACCAGACTCAGCGCGACAAAAATCTGCTGCCAGGATTCCAGCATTCCGTAGCCACCGTCTACCAGCAAACGAATGATCAGGGCGAAGGCACCAATTTTTGGTGCCGAGGCGAGGAAGGTTGTCACCACCGTGGGTGCGCCCTGATAGACATCGGGTAACCACATATGAAAAGGTGCCGCGCCTAGTTTGAAGGCAATACCGGCGACGATAAACACCATGGCGAAGACCAGTACCAGGTTACCCCCAGTCACCTTCACCAACGCGCTGGCGATATTCCGCACATCCAGGGTTCCCGTCAGGCCGTAAA
Protein-coding sequences here:
- the nuoN gene encoding NADH-quinone oxidoreductase subunit NuoN, which encodes MNSFLMHWTFAIPEIWVLTMACVVLLTDLFWGDRLRDLAAVLTALTLIGAVVLTIFEMGQSGTAFAGLFVLDPFTNVAELFSYLAVLMVVLYSRRYLVDRGIYRGEVFVLLLFALLGVMVMVSGGSLLSIYLGLELLALSQYALVAFYRDSVAASEAGLKYFVLGALASGMLLYGMSLLYGLTGTLDVRNIASALVKVTGGNLVLVFAMVFIVAGIAFKLGAAPFHMWLPDVYQGAPTVVTTFLASAPKIGAFALIIRLLVDGGYGMLESWQQIFVALSLVSLVVGNVIAIAQQNIKRMLAYSTVGHVGFLSLGIVAGTEVGLASAFFYTVVYVLMSLAGFGMIMLLSRAGFEAERIDDFKGLAQRKPWYAFLMLIIMFSMAGVPPTVGFYAKLAVFQAVIAAGYVWLAVIGVLLAVIGAFYYLRVVKVMYFDHADAETGVIVRDDLASTALSMNSLALLVLGILPGPLMAFCFYAMQGVI